A genomic segment from Spongiibacter sp. IMCC21906 encodes:
- a CDS encoding cytochrome c oxidase subunit 3: MSNNLHSPQGASSSDAPSLKEEIISGIHFFIIADIIVFAALFAGFMVERAADVETFNQSAQTLSPWAGIINMLILVTSGLFVVLAVNAAREGNKAKTRNWVALAAVVGSGFGVSKVIEYSDKISHGITMHSNDFYMFYFTLTGAHFLHFIGGMVALIFIWFAAKNEKVDGKFFNTIESVALYWHMVDLLWIFIFPLLYLLGA, encoded by the coding sequence ATGAGTAATAACTTACACAGCCCACAAGGGGCGTCCTCCTCGGACGCCCCTTCTCTAAAAGAAGAAATCATCTCTGGCATTCATTTTTTTATCATTGCCGACATTATTGTATTTGCCGCTCTGTTTGCGGGTTTTATGGTAGAGCGCGCAGCCGATGTTGAAACCTTTAACCAGTCTGCACAAACATTAAGCCCCTGGGCAGGCATCATCAACATGCTGATCCTTGTCACCAGCGGCCTATTTGTTGTGCTCGCCGTTAACGCTGCCAGGGAAGGTAACAAAGCCAAAACTCGAAACTGGGTTGCCCTTGCCGCCGTAGTAGGCTCAGGTTTTGGCGTCAGCAAAGTGATTGAATACAGTGACAAAATCAGTCATGGCATCACCATGCACAGCAATGATTTTTACATGTTTTACTTCACGTTAACTGGCGCCCACTTTTTGCACTTTATTGGCGGCATGGTGGCGCTTATCTTTATCTGGTTTGCAGCCAAGAACGAAAAAGTAGACGGCAAATTTTTCAACACCATTGAATCAGTCGCACTCTATTGGCACATGGTTGACCTGCTCTGGATATTTATCTTTCCGCTGCTATATCTACTGGGGGCTTAA
- a CDS encoding 1-acyl-sn-glycerol-3-phosphate acyltransferase, with protein MDDFADIRPYQDEEVAPVLAKLVSDPELLAALAKLKAPVLSRFFGFAVRPLLKLYLRRELRGVTTVRDFQLHVEHYMDQMIEGSTRRFTVSGIEDLDPKKSYLFISNHRDIALDPAFLSYALYHNGQDTVRIAIGDNLLSKPFAADLMRLNKSFIVRRSAKGPRQMLAAYRKLSAYIRHSLLEERESIWIAQREGRAKDGNDATETAVIKMICMAQDKEHESFADYVNNLNIVPVSIAYEWDPLDVAKAQELVHTARDGAYQKAEHEDLKSIAAGILGDKGDVNVHFGKPLQGDYVNAVAVAADLDTAIIQQYRLYDSNILAYQAVVGDDRWQELDAEVPDAGQRAAFDNRMSAIPAAYRQKVLEIYANPVINKLRRQDMQAMH; from the coding sequence ATGGATGACTTTGCTGATATTCGGCCCTACCAAGACGAGGAAGTGGCGCCGGTTTTAGCCAAGTTGGTCTCAGACCCTGAGTTGCTGGCAGCACTGGCTAAATTAAAAGCGCCAGTGTTGAGCCGGTTTTTTGGCTTTGCGGTCCGACCCTTGCTCAAATTGTATTTGCGTCGAGAGCTGCGTGGCGTGACAACGGTGCGTGACTTTCAGCTGCATGTCGAACACTATATGGACCAGATGATTGAAGGCTCCACCCGCCGCTTTACCGTGTCGGGCATTGAAGACCTCGATCCCAAAAAGTCCTACCTCTTTATCAGTAACCATCGAGACATTGCGCTGGACCCCGCCTTTTTAAGTTATGCGCTTTATCATAATGGTCAAGATACCGTGCGCATCGCCATTGGTGACAACCTGCTCTCTAAGCCGTTTGCCGCTGACTTAATGCGCTTGAACAAGAGCTTTATTGTTCGTCGCTCCGCCAAAGGCCCCAGACAAATGCTGGCGGCGTATCGAAAATTATCCGCGTATATTCGGCACTCTTTGCTTGAAGAGCGAGAATCTATTTGGATTGCCCAGCGAGAAGGTCGCGCTAAAGATGGAAATGACGCAACCGAAACCGCCGTGATTAAAATGATTTGCATGGCTCAGGATAAAGAGCATGAGAGTTTTGCGGATTACGTGAATAACCTCAATATAGTGCCGGTTTCCATTGCCTATGAATGGGACCCTTTAGATGTTGCCAAGGCTCAAGAGTTAGTGCATACCGCTAGAGATGGCGCGTATCAGAAAGCAGAGCACGAAGACCTGAAAAGTATTGCCGCAGGTATTCTGGGTGATAAGGGCGATGTGAATGTGCATTTTGGCAAGCCCCTGCAGGGGGATTACGTCAATGCTGTTGCTGTCGCCGCAGATTTGGATACGGCAATTATTCAGCAATACCGCTTGTACGATAGCAATATTCTCGCGTATCAGGCCGTTGTCGGTGATGATCGTTGGCAAGAACTGGATGCCGAGGTGCCAGATGCGGGACAGCGGGCAGCGTTTGATAATCGTATGTCAGCAATACCGGCAGCCTACCGGCAAAAGGTACTGGAGATTTATGCCAACCCGGTTATCAATAAACTGCGCCGCCAGGATATGCAGGCAATGCATTAA
- the fixJ gene encoding response regulator FixJ — protein MNDEATVYLVEDDDAVRDSLQLVLESVGHKVEAYSRADSFLEQFSPEMAGCIVLDIRMPGMNGMELQRQLNNLNSILPIIFVTGHGDVPMAVEAMQRGAVDFVQKPYREEELLNKIQQAIAADVEARASLLEKQKIQQKLSELTPRESQVMELMIEGKANKVIAYDLDISQRTVEIHRARVMEKMTVRSLAHLVRMVMAAKDEA, from the coding sequence ATGAATGATGAAGCCACTGTTTACCTAGTTGAAGATGACGATGCAGTACGCGACTCACTGCAATTGGTATTGGAGTCTGTGGGTCATAAAGTCGAAGCCTATTCCCGCGCAGACAGCTTTTTAGAACAGTTTAGCCCCGAAATGGCTGGATGTATCGTACTCGATATTCGTATGCCTGGCATGAATGGCATGGAATTACAGCGCCAACTCAATAACCTCAACTCGATCCTACCTATTATTTTTGTAACCGGCCATGGCGATGTGCCAATGGCGGTGGAAGCCATGCAGCGGGGCGCGGTCGATTTTGTCCAAAAACCTTACCGCGAAGAAGAGCTGCTTAACAAGATTCAGCAGGCCATTGCCGCCGATGTTGAAGCCCGGGCGTCATTACTAGAAAAACAGAAGATCCAGCAAAAGCTCAGCGAGCTGACGCCCAGAGAAAGCCAAGTCATGGAACTGATGATTGAAGGCAAAGCCAATAAGGTCATTGCCTACGACCTGGATATCAGCCAACGCACCGTTGAAATACACCGAGCCAGGGTGATGGAGAAAATGACGGTTCGCTCGCTGGCCCACCTGGTGCGTATGGTGATGGCCGCCAAAGACGAGGCTTAA
- a CDS encoding YqcC family protein: protein MSQYHQVASALMDIEAALRQLHLWQSEPPPAEALRSEQPFAVDTLQFEQWLQFIFLPKIRFLVDQEQPLPGQCSIAPMAEESFRGRQLAVTELLAALENIDALLSQ from the coding sequence ATGAGCCAATATCATCAAGTGGCGTCGGCATTAATGGATATTGAAGCGGCACTGCGCCAGTTGCATTTGTGGCAGTCTGAGCCTCCGCCTGCAGAGGCGCTGCGCAGCGAACAGCCGTTTGCGGTCGACACGCTGCAGTTTGAGCAATGGTTGCAGTTTATCTTTTTGCCAAAAATACGGTTCCTGGTTGATCAGGAGCAACCATTGCCCGGTCAATGCAGTATTGCACCAATGGCCGAGGAGAGCTTTCGGGGGCGGCAACTGGCGGTAACCGAGTTGCTGGCTGCGTTGGAAAATATCGACGCCCTGCTCAGTCAGTAA
- a CDS encoding aminotransferase class V-fold PLP-dependent enzyme, whose product MDRTMISPIIVLGGDGYLGWPLALRLAKQLPQRQIIIVDNLSRRRWAKQLEAGSLTPILSSSERLAACRRIHNITNLEYLHLDVNSDSLNSLIQSRQPGAIYHLAQQCSAPLSMRSMKDALHTLRNNEEGNMRLLWAVKEHAPDCHIIKLGTFGEYAKSGLDIAEGYFKPSYNGKTAERAIPYPRQSDDFYHASKINDTNYISIACRMWGLRITDVMQSTIFGAWTPDIGDHEALYTRLDYDEYFGTVVNRFITQALCGCPLTVYGTGHQRTGLMSLNDSVTSMSELWSETPAPGQHRVINHLTEASFSINELADTVKDLLSKQGIPVDIQRGEFDPRQETEQSKMQYSVERRHVQQRGPQEGLADVISKTVAMLMPYRDQIDKQRFAPHTQWQTDISQPEQNGGEVITLNMPPLGQGDEQRWEQFRQQEFPYQNLNLNPGTLGSPATSVLSAIKTFHHSDVLAYPLGQYGEGRKALLNTQSIATSLWPSTSHQLQISSGASQCSNLLALNLARQAAANGWKMRVLTTPHEHIGGTGAFERLPEFEVHYLSKEEINNPDAFAKRVAKLRPDVAFFSHIAYDSAYIFPVDQWGKTIKDMVPECCVIFDVSQSLGLIPPPLEHADAVFGSCHKWLFGPRGSGMMWTTQAFRERAGALHWSGAPLIDEPGATGFSPAGGMDFSVLAGVEAALTLHQRIGDKTIRQRGRYLANNLRSGLSDILDRHDINHHFLNQQYSVDCEAGVVTVAMPEYDPYPLYQAMNQQGVHCKCIKDKCKTGEDRMLLRFGVPFYETETRIESALSTIEGCIKSVSLSMNPSRLARQASPH is encoded by the coding sequence ATGGACAGAACAATGATATCGCCAATTATTGTACTTGGGGGCGACGGTTATCTTGGTTGGCCACTGGCATTACGGCTGGCAAAACAACTCCCCCAGCGACAAATTATTATTGTTGATAACCTTTCAAGGCGCCGCTGGGCAAAACAATTGGAGGCTGGCAGCCTTACCCCCATACTCAGTTCCAGCGAGCGACTTGCCGCCTGTCGGCGCATTCACAACATTACCAACCTCGAATACCTGCATTTAGACGTTAACAGCGATTCATTGAATTCGCTTATACAATCCCGACAGCCCGGTGCTATCTATCATTTAGCCCAGCAGTGCTCCGCCCCCCTGTCCATGCGCAGCATGAAGGATGCCCTGCACACCCTGCGCAACAATGAAGAAGGCAATATGCGTTTGCTGTGGGCCGTTAAAGAACATGCCCCCGACTGCCACATTATCAAGCTGGGGACCTTTGGCGAATACGCTAAATCCGGCCTGGATATTGCCGAGGGCTACTTCAAACCGAGCTATAACGGCAAAACCGCAGAGCGGGCGATTCCCTACCCTCGTCAATCCGACGATTTTTATCATGCATCCAAAATCAACGACACCAATTACATCTCTATTGCCTGCCGCATGTGGGGTTTGCGGATCACGGATGTGATGCAATCCACTATTTTTGGCGCGTGGACGCCGGATATTGGCGACCACGAGGCACTCTACACCCGCCTGGATTACGACGAATACTTTGGCACTGTCGTCAACCGCTTTATCACCCAAGCATTATGCGGCTGCCCACTCACTGTATATGGTACCGGCCACCAACGAACCGGATTAATGTCCCTCAATGACTCAGTAACGTCCATGTCAGAGCTGTGGTCCGAGACGCCGGCGCCGGGCCAGCACCGAGTAATCAACCATCTTACTGAGGCATCGTTCTCCATTAATGAGCTGGCCGATACCGTAAAAGACCTGCTCTCTAAACAAGGTATCCCTGTCGATATTCAGCGTGGCGAATTTGACCCCCGCCAAGAGACCGAACAAAGCAAGATGCAGTATTCGGTTGAACGCCGCCATGTCCAGCAGCGCGGCCCCCAAGAAGGTCTGGCCGACGTCATTAGTAAAACCGTGGCGATGCTCATGCCCTATCGCGACCAGATCGACAAGCAACGTTTTGCCCCTCATACCCAGTGGCAAACCGACATCTCGCAACCGGAGCAAAACGGCGGAGAGGTTATTACCCTCAATATGCCCCCGCTAGGTCAGGGTGATGAGCAACGCTGGGAGCAATTTCGCCAACAAGAATTTCCATACCAAAATCTCAATCTTAACCCTGGCACACTGGGCAGCCCTGCGACTTCGGTGCTATCTGCTATCAAAACGTTTCATCACAGTGATGTACTCGCCTATCCCCTCGGTCAATATGGCGAGGGACGCAAGGCCCTTTTAAATACGCAAAGCATCGCAACATCACTTTGGCCCAGCACTAGCCATCAATTGCAGATCAGCTCCGGGGCCTCCCAATGCTCAAACCTTCTCGCCCTTAACCTCGCTCGCCAAGCTGCCGCAAACGGTTGGAAAATGCGAGTGCTTACTACGCCCCATGAACATATAGGCGGGACAGGTGCATTTGAACGACTGCCAGAATTTGAAGTGCATTATTTAAGCAAAGAGGAGATCAATAACCCCGACGCGTTTGCCAAGCGAGTAGCAAAACTCCGTCCAGATGTGGCCTTTTTTTCTCATATTGCTTATGACAGCGCTTATATTTTTCCGGTAGATCAGTGGGGTAAAACCATTAAAGACATGGTTCCTGAGTGCTGCGTTATTTTTGACGTTTCCCAATCGCTGGGGTTAATCCCACCACCTCTTGAGCACGCCGATGCCGTGTTTGGCAGCTGCCATAAGTGGTTATTTGGACCTCGAGGCAGCGGTATGATGTGGACGACCCAAGCGTTCCGTGAACGCGCTGGCGCTCTGCATTGGTCGGGCGCTCCACTGATTGATGAACCCGGAGCAACAGGGTTTTCTCCAGCCGGAGGCATGGATTTTTCAGTATTAGCCGGCGTAGAGGCCGCATTGACGCTACATCAAAGAATCGGCGATAAAACGATTCGTCAGAGAGGTCGCTACCTCGCCAATAATTTACGCAGTGGCCTTAGCGATATTCTCGATCGTCACGATATCAATCACCACTTTTTGAACCAGCAGTATTCCGTAGACTGCGAAGCGGGCGTAGTAACGGTGGCAATGCCAGAATACGATCCCTATCCACTGTATCAAGCGATGAACCAGCAAGGCGTGCACTGCAAATGCATTAAAGACAAGTGCAAAACCGGCGAAGACAGAATGTTGTTACGCTTTGGCGTCCCTTTTTACGAAACAGAAACCCGGATAGAATCGGCACTATCTACCATCGAAGGCTGCATAAAATCGGTGTCCCTTTCAATGAATCCAAGCCGCCTCGCGCGCCAAGCCAGCCCACACTGA
- a CDS encoding cytochrome C oxidase subunit IV family protein, translating to MNHKHVSSKQAVGIWLFLVVASISVAWLGDHHGIFGAWTVVAVVLVAAIKARAIILYYMDVKFAPLQLRLPFELWLLACTGIILGFWYIS from the coding sequence ATGAATCACAAACATGTCTCTTCAAAACAGGCGGTAGGCATCTGGCTTTTCTTGGTTGTCGCCAGTATCAGCGTTGCCTGGCTGGGAGATCACCATGGTATTTTTGGTGCCTGGACTGTTGTTGCCGTCGTTTTAGTTGCCGCAATAAAAGCCAGAGCCATTATTTTATATTATATGGATGTTAAGTTTGCACCCCTGCAACTACGCCTACCCTTTGAACTTTGGCTACTAGCTTGCACTGGGATTATCCTTGGATTTTGGTACATAAGTTAA
- a CDS encoding TonB-dependent receptor: MTIKSLSSRGGARFIASRCWKVAGLSLAVAAVSPLTFAQSSKLEEVVVSARKTSANTQDVSTSISAFSGDALNSAGIADIKDLQNVTPGLIVSEMASYSMIFLRGIGTDSFQGPIDSSVATYIDGLYITYTSSQAQSLGIVESVNVFKGPQGTLYGRNAVGGAIVVETKKPSFQDNEVLASIEGGNYNMLKGKLHLSGPVNDNLALSVSGLYTNRETYLTYTPDPSQKHKDYDDRGYKFAARWTPTDWLEINASQYKIRHTSADGVPLTNADVSPAFEAVLTENDKTWETGVGTEVFTQMESTATQLSFDILNEWVNTKVLFGRTEFISDIFWDFDLSKEKVLIIEATPNTADTDSLEIVFNSSERGPDWLSWVGGVYLEDTFKDQGTPLYVDGLVAVQGVTGIDLTVFNDLLGELGLGALGLSNTETVNLRLYGGVDTEAFAAFAEFTFDITDTISARLGGRYSDETRTITESYVDARVQGLPILGTTDFIRAIDYPSEESSWTDFTPSAGVDWRYNDTSMLYYSYSTGFKSGNYNALNINAPPEAIEPEEATSHEIGLKADWLDGDLRTNVSVFTTTVKNGHAQILSLASGGVTRLENSGEYGIDGAEAEITYTGLIDGLRLTFAGTFLDGEYKEFECTGFDPDTGLQRTFDCAGKDTVRTPDFSGTLDVAYSFNVSRFEGEVGVGAYYNSGFWFNPNNNVEEEEYYKTSARASLYDPETNLKLYAYGSNLNNGVSHLQRFRQDFGVGESYARPRMYGVGIEYKY, encoded by the coding sequence ATGACTATAAAATCACTAAGCTCTAGGGGTGGAGCACGATTTATCGCGAGTCGTTGTTGGAAAGTTGCGGGGCTTTCTTTAGCCGTTGCCGCAGTTTCACCGTTAACGTTTGCGCAATCGTCCAAGCTCGAAGAAGTCGTGGTCTCTGCGCGTAAGACCTCGGCAAATACCCAGGATGTTTCGACCAGTATTTCGGCCTTCAGTGGCGATGCTCTGAATTCTGCGGGTATCGCGGATATCAAGGACTTGCAGAACGTCACTCCTGGTTTGATCGTGAGTGAAATGGCAAGTTACAGCATGATCTTCCTTCGTGGTATCGGTACGGACTCCTTTCAGGGGCCGATCGATTCCAGTGTGGCAACCTATATCGATGGCCTTTATATCACTTACACCTCGAGTCAGGCCCAGTCACTAGGGATAGTTGAGTCAGTAAATGTTTTTAAAGGTCCACAAGGTACGCTTTACGGCCGTAACGCTGTCGGTGGGGCGATTGTTGTTGAAACCAAAAAGCCATCATTTCAGGATAATGAAGTACTCGCCAGTATTGAAGGCGGTAATTACAATATGCTGAAAGGTAAGCTGCATTTGTCAGGCCCTGTTAACGATAACTTGGCACTTAGTGTTTCTGGTCTGTATACCAACCGTGAAACCTATTTGACGTATACACCAGACCCCTCGCAAAAGCATAAAGACTATGATGACCGGGGGTATAAGTTTGCGGCCCGTTGGACACCTACTGATTGGCTCGAAATTAACGCTAGCCAATATAAGATCCGTCATACTTCTGCCGATGGTGTTCCGCTCACCAACGCGGATGTCTCGCCTGCATTTGAAGCGGTTTTGACAGAGAACGATAAAACCTGGGAAACAGGTGTTGGTACTGAGGTGTTTACCCAGATGGAGTCCACTGCGACTCAGCTTTCCTTTGATATTCTCAATGAGTGGGTGAATACCAAGGTGTTATTTGGCCGCACTGAGTTTATCAGTGATATCTTTTGGGACTTTGACCTGTCCAAAGAGAAGGTGTTGATCATTGAGGCGACACCCAATACCGCTGACACCGACTCCCTGGAAATTGTATTTAACTCGTCGGAAAGAGGCCCGGACTGGCTTTCCTGGGTAGGTGGTGTGTATCTGGAAGATACGTTTAAGGATCAAGGTACCCCCCTCTATGTGGATGGGCTTGTTGCTGTTCAGGGTGTGACTGGTATCGATTTAACGGTCTTCAACGACCTGCTTGGTGAGCTGGGGCTTGGCGCGCTGGGTTTGTCGAATACTGAAACGGTTAACCTGAGGCTCTATGGTGGCGTTGACACTGAGGCCTTTGCGGCCTTTGCCGAGTTCACGTTTGATATTACCGACACCATTTCTGCCCGCCTCGGTGGACGCTATTCTGACGAAACCCGCACAATCACAGAGTCCTATGTAGATGCCCGGGTTCAGGGCTTGCCCATTTTGGGGACCACCGATTTTATACGGGCGATTGATTACCCGTCTGAAGAGAGCTCGTGGACTGACTTTACCCCCAGTGCCGGTGTCGATTGGCGCTATAACGACACCTCGATGCTGTACTATAGTTACTCTACCGGCTTTAAATCGGGTAACTATAATGCCTTGAACATCAATGCGCCCCCGGAGGCTATCGAGCCTGAAGAAGCTACGTCCCACGAAATCGGTTTGAAGGCAGACTGGTTGGACGGGGATTTGCGAACCAATGTGTCGGTATTTACCACTACGGTTAAAAACGGTCACGCTCAAATTCTATCGTTGGCCAGTGGTGGTGTTACGCGCCTGGAGAACTCTGGTGAATATGGTATTGATGGGGCTGAGGCTGAAATTACCTATACTGGTTTGATTGATGGTTTGCGGCTCACCTTTGCAGGAACCTTCTTGGATGGCGAGTACAAAGAATTTGAATGTACTGGTTTTGATCCAGATACGGGTCTGCAGAGAACCTTTGATTGTGCTGGTAAGGATACCGTTCGTACGCCTGATTTCAGTGGTACCTTGGATGTTGCCTACTCTTTCAATGTGTCACGCTTTGAAGGTGAGGTTGGTGTAGGTGCTTACTACAACTCAGGTTTTTGGTTTAACCCAAATAACAACGTTGAGGAAGAGGAATACTATAAGACCTCTGCCCGGGCGAGCCTCTACGATCCAGAGACAAATTTAAAGCTCTATGCTTATGGTTCTAACCTGAATAATGGGGTAAGTCATTTGCAAAGGTTCCGTCAGGACTTTGGTGTGGGTGAGAGTTATGCGCGCCCCAGAATGTATGGCGTTGGTATCGAGTATAAGTACTAA
- the dinG gene encoding ATP-dependent DNA helicase DinG — MLSEDLKQEIQTAYRSFLSAKSLRPRTGQRLMVAHIARMLGSIKRNQEGIRSAGDHLCAIEAGTGTGKTLAYTLAAIPIAKARDKTLVIATATIALQEQILFRDLPDILQHSGLDFSVSLAKGRRRYLCLSKLDQILSGGDAQTLPLLNLDDKQSSPDDANLGLYTQLAENLATGQWSGDRDAWDTVIDDQSWSRVTTDHAQCTGRRCSHVKQCSFFKARDSMGQADVVVANHDLVLADLALGGGAILPPPEDCIYIFDEAHHLPDKVINHFSANVRLGATERWFEQAERSLAAIISLPALDLSLRGPMETLMGTLSQSRKAMGPLRPMLEALLEEASAAGLSRGYRFVDGLIPEALASQSRDLNQGFSELVSQAEQLLDKVQEGLDKNHFKAPHEEVEQWLTTLSAIRYRCQAGALLWSSYASDASKEKPPQARWLAMVETGQGLLDIELNASPILAANALRYSLWSRCYGAVMTSATLTALGSFNRFSMRAGLASDASFEVVPSPFNHVEAGELYIPKMDCDAGDAVAHTEALINMLPTLLNPEEGSLVLFASRKQMRGVYEGLPSEWQARILAQDSLPKHEILSRHREVVDKGSGSVIFGLASFAEGVDLPGNYCSHVIIAKIPFSVPEDPVEEALAEWISRNNGNPFMEITVPDAAVRLVQASGRLLRKESDRGRITILDRRIVSRHYGRKILMSMPPYQHNIE, encoded by the coding sequence GTGCTCAGCGAGGATCTTAAACAAGAAATTCAAACCGCGTATCGGAGTTTTCTCTCTGCTAAAAGTCTGCGCCCGCGCACTGGGCAACGATTAATGGTGGCGCATATTGCGCGGATGCTGGGGTCGATCAAGCGCAATCAAGAAGGCATTCGCAGTGCGGGCGATCACCTGTGCGCCATTGAGGCGGGGACCGGTACGGGTAAAACCTTGGCGTATACGCTGGCAGCCATTCCGATTGCCAAAGCACGAGATAAAACCCTCGTTATTGCCACCGCCACCATAGCCCTTCAAGAGCAAATCTTATTTCGAGATTTGCCTGATATTCTCCAGCACAGTGGTTTAGATTTTAGTGTTAGCTTGGCTAAAGGTCGCCGGCGTTATCTATGTCTGTCGAAATTGGATCAAATTTTATCGGGGGGCGACGCCCAAACCCTGCCGCTGTTAAATCTCGACGATAAGCAGTCCAGTCCAGATGACGCCAACTTGGGCTTATATACCCAGCTTGCTGAAAACTTGGCCACGGGCCAGTGGAGTGGCGATCGAGATGCCTGGGACACCGTGATTGACGACCAAAGCTGGTCTCGGGTCACCACAGATCACGCCCAATGTACGGGGCGCCGTTGCAGTCATGTAAAGCAATGTAGTTTTTTTAAAGCGCGCGACTCTATGGGGCAGGCCGATGTTGTGGTGGCGAACCACGATTTGGTGTTGGCGGACCTGGCTTTGGGCGGCGGTGCGATTTTACCCCCACCAGAAGACTGTATTTATATTTTTGACGAAGCGCACCACCTACCCGACAAGGTGATTAATCACTTTAGCGCCAATGTGCGCCTGGGTGCCACAGAGCGTTGGTTTGAACAGGCCGAGCGCAGCTTGGCAGCGATCATATCGCTACCCGCCTTGGACTTGAGCCTGCGGGGGCCCATGGAAACCTTGATGGGAACGCTGTCCCAAAGTCGTAAGGCCATGGGACCATTACGGCCAATGTTGGAGGCCCTGTTAGAAGAAGCTTCTGCGGCAGGTTTGTCGCGGGGTTATCGTTTTGTTGATGGACTGATACCGGAGGCGTTGGCCAGCCAAAGTCGAGATTTAAATCAGGGCTTTTCTGAGCTGGTGTCTCAGGCTGAGCAATTGCTGGATAAGGTGCAGGAAGGGCTCGATAAAAACCACTTTAAAGCTCCTCACGAAGAGGTCGAGCAGTGGCTGACAACCTTGTCGGCTATTCGCTATCGATGTCAGGCGGGGGCCTTGTTATGGAGTTCTTACGCTAGCGATGCCAGTAAGGAAAAACCGCCTCAGGCGCGCTGGTTGGCGATGGTGGAAACCGGACAGGGTCTCTTGGATATCGAGCTAAACGCCAGTCCGATATTGGCGGCCAATGCGCTGCGTTACTCGCTGTGGTCGCGATGTTATGGGGCGGTGATGACCTCGGCAACGCTCACGGCGCTGGGCAGTTTTAATCGTTTTAGTATGCGGGCGGGCTTGGCCAGTGATGCTAGCTTTGAGGTGGTGCCGAGTCCCTTTAATCATGTCGAAGCGGGGGAGTTGTATATTCCCAAGATGGACTGCGACGCTGGCGATGCGGTGGCCCACACTGAAGCCTTAATCAACATGCTGCCAACGCTGTTAAATCCTGAAGAGGGCAGTCTGGTGCTGTTTGCCTCTCGCAAGCAAATGCGTGGAGTTTACGAGGGCTTGCCGTCGGAATGGCAAGCACGGATTTTGGCTCAAGACAGCTTGCCCAAGCACGAAATTCTGAGCCGCCACCGGGAGGTGGTAGATAAAGGCAGCGGCAGTGTTATTTTTGGCCTGGCCAGCTTTGCCGAGGGTGTCGATTTACCCGGTAACTACTGTTCTCATGTGATTATCGCTAAAATTCCATTCTCGGTGCCAGAAGACCCTGTGGAAGAGGCTTTGGCTGAGTGGATCAGTCGTAACAACGGCAATCCTTTTATGGAAATTACCGTGCCAGATGCCGCAGTGCGTTTGGTGCAGGCCAGTGGTCGCTTATTGCGTAAAGAGTCTGATCGGGGCCGAATCACGATTCTTGACAGACGAATTGTTAGCCGTCATTACGGTCGTAAAATTCTCATGTCTATGCCGCCGTATCAGCACAATATCGAGTAG
- a CDS encoding TetR/AcrR family transcriptional regulator — MGDDTRSAAPPGSPYYPDSAMIPGSLSPLNQDYRELKLPVTEKASPKPRARRMSPVERQDQILGCAIKAFASKGIDNATHADVAALAGVSVPTVFHYFSTIEVLQEQVLVEVRRFLLDGFVLTRMHLHKPSYQIIEEMLVDFRDAVKEHTEYIRIWLEWSGSSRGAIWDQYLSFYDDATKALKRLIMKGRRDNSISPSINAGDAARIILGMAHTIAHMSLSGSSNKTVHSTIQALVLSYIQPPEV; from the coding sequence ATGGGGGACGATACCAGATCAGCAGCACCTCCGGGGTCGCCTTATTATCCAGATTCAGCTATGATTCCGGGAAGCTTATCCCCACTGAATCAGGATTATCGAGAACTGAAATTGCCTGTAACAGAGAAAGCCAGTCCAAAACCCCGTGCAAGGCGCATGTCTCCCGTTGAAAGGCAGGATCAAATACTTGGCTGCGCCATTAAGGCCTTTGCAAGCAAAGGGATCGACAATGCCACCCACGCCGATGTAGCTGCCTTGGCTGGCGTTTCAGTGCCTACTGTTTTTCACTATTTTTCTACAATTGAAGTGCTCCAAGAGCAGGTACTGGTTGAGGTTCGACGCTTTTTACTCGATGGTTTCGTTTTAACACGAATGCACCTACACAAGCCCAGCTATCAAATTATTGAAGAGATGCTTGTTGATTTCCGTGACGCCGTAAAAGAACACACCGAGTACATTAGAATATGGCTGGAATGGAGCGGAAGCAGTCGCGGTGCGATATGGGACCAATACCTTTCTTTTTATGACGACGCCACAAAGGCACTGAAGCGCTTAATTATGAAAGGACGCAGGGATAACTCTATCTCCCCGTCCATTAACGCCGGCGATGCTGCCAGAATTATTCTGGGGATGGCACACACTATTGCACATATGAGCTTATCGGGTAGTTCAAATAAAACCGTGCACAGCACCATCCAAGCCCTCGTACTTTCCTATATACAACCGCCGGAAGTATAG